A window of the Pungitius pungitius chromosome 3, fPunPun2.1, whole genome shotgun sequence genome harbors these coding sequences:
- the stard13b gene encoding stAR-related lipid transfer protein 13 isoform X3 yields MTSRRNSAKLKLRRSFSEQLRTSTSKAWDLLWKNVRERRLAEIEAKEACDWLRAAGFPQYAQLFEDSQFPIDISPVKRDHDFLDKDLVEPLCRRLNTLNKCASMKLDVNLAKKKSEDSDEEDLFAISDKWTFELSSRRWSRLQDIDCLLGNHGEGQHSRDGVPLRTTTSSESVLTDLSEPEISSLHSESSGGSGHRGLSAEDSDCSNRTGSDSAAMPDSTSLTMPHIHKEIAHYSSLPDKHGKTSRIRAKDFLKRMETLRSRGTLGKGRKPLVISSPVLQHEAKALKTLQCVEIMNEDNGPPGIAPNKALPSQSGSEGSSHSSGSAVSTPSLKERKPHRADYKRSGMYLEDIDVFSSAPVNEVAEQNRQNDFCSYEDLVVHIPKDHKPGTFPKALSIESLSPTNGASMDWHTGSMHLNSPLTPCRKESRPVTQCCSRGSRVSVYDNVPGSHLYASTGDLIDLEKEDLFPHLDDILLHVNGLQQIVDRWSKNVLPVSEGLAKVDGEMEHTVGLQSASQITLDFEGNSVSHSEGQTKPSYVYGDRESLADTESTILRERRDSGVGASLTRPNRLRWPSFQISNRLSHSVASLQITNQSAGQLSLLQRFSLLRLTATMEKYSMSNKHGWIWSVPKFMKRMKVPDYKDKNVFGVPLIVHVQRSGQPLPLGLQQALRYLRSQCLDQVGLFRKSGVKSRIQALRQMNENSPDNVNYEDQSAYDVADMVKQFFRDLPEPLLTSKLGETFLHIYQYVPKDQRLQAVQAAIMLMSDENREVLQTLLCFLSDVTSSVEENQMTPMNIAVCLAPSLFHLNILKKDNLSPRAMQKKYATGRPDQKDLNENLAATQGLAHMIIECNRLFEIPHEMVTQSRNSYVEADLHAPTIEELCKHLEDGDGTYQTHMEERLQSQVKEARDRSKYWVACSSSDDTELYYKKVGDGNPLRRWRVSVEVEAPPSVVLNRVLRERHLWDVDLLQWKVCETLDKQTEVFQYVLNRMPPHPSRDFVVLRSWRTDLPKGACSLVSVSIEHEDCPPVGGVRAIVLESNYLLEPCGSGKSRLTHICRVDMKGRTPDWYNKAFGHLCAAEAARIRNSFQPLITDGPETKI; encoded by the exons aaaTTGAGGCGAAAGAGGCTTGTGACTGGCTGCGGGCAGCAGGATTTCCCCAGTATGCTCAACTCTTTGAAG aTTCCCAGTTTCCTATTGACATCAGTCCGGTGAAAAGAGACCATGACTTTCTGGACAAAGACCTCGTGGAACCTCTGTGCAG gCGACTCAATACCTTGAACAAGTGTGCCTCTATGAAACTTGACGTGAACCTTGCAAAAAAGAAA aGCGAAGACTCTGATGAAGAAGACCTGTTTGCTATCAGTGACAAATGGACTTTCGAGTTGAGCAGCCGGCGTTGGTCCAGGCTACAGGACATTGACTGTCTGCTGGGAAACCACGGAGAGGGTCAGCACTCCAGGGACGGCGTGCCTCTGAGAACCACCACCAGTAGCGAGAGTGTCCTCACGGACCTCTCGGAGCCGGAGATCTCGTCTCTGCACAGTGAGAGCAGCGGGGGCAGCGGCCACAGGGGCCTCAGCGCGGAGGACTCTGACTGCTCCAACCGCACCGGCTCCGATTCTGCAGCAATGCCCGACTCCACTTCTCTCACAATGCCTCACATCCACAAAGAAATTGCTCACTACAGCTCTTTGCCCGATAAGCACGGCAAGACAAGCCGCATCCGTGCCAAAGACTTCCTGAAGCGCATGGAGACACTGCGCTCCCGCGGAACTCTGGGAAAGGGCCGCAAGCCGCTGGTCATCAGCTCTCCAGTGCTTCAGCACGAGGCCAAGGCACTGAAGACCTTGCAGTGTGTCGAGATCATGAATGAAGATAATGGACCTCCAGGAATAGCGCCCAACAAAGCTCTGCCGTCCCAGTCCGGTAGTGAGGGCAGCAGCCATTCCAGCGGCAGCGCCGTCAGCACCCCCAGCCTGAAAGAGCGCAAGCCCCACAGGGCGGACTACAAGCGCAGCGGCATGTATTTGGAGGACATAGACGTCTTCTCGAGCGCCCCAGTGAATGAAGTCGCAGAACAAAACCGCCAGAATGATTTCTGCTCCTACGAAGACCTGGTGGTCCACATTCCGAAAGACCACAAGCCAGGAACCTTCCCCAAAGCCCTGTCCATAGAGAGCCTCTCCCCAACCAACGGGGCCTCTATGGACTGGCACACAGGCAGCATGCACCTGAACTCACCGCTGACTCCTTGTAGGAAGGAATCCAGGCCCGTCACGCAGTGCTGCTCCAGAGGCAGCCGCGTCAGTGTGTATGATAACGTGCCCGGGTCGCATCTGTATGCCAGCACCGGGGACCTGATAGACCTGGAGAAGGAGGACCTGTTCCCACACTTGGATGATATCTTGCTGCATGTCAATGGTCTGCAGCAGATAGTTGACCGATGGTCCAAGAATGTGTTGCCCGTCAGTGAAGGGTTGGCGAAAGTGGACGGCGAGATGGAACATACAGTAGGCCTTCAGTCTGCAAGTCAGATCACACTGGACTTTGAGGGAAATTCTGTAAGCCATTCAGAAGGCCAGACCAAACCCAGTTATGTGTACGGAGACAGAGAATCACTTGCGGACACCGAATCCACAATCCTCAGGGAGAGGAGGGACTCTGGAGTAGGTGCTTCACTCACAAGACCTAATCG GTTACGATGGCCGAGCTTTCAGATATCTAATCGCCTCAGTCACTCGGTGGCATCACTGCAGATCACCAACCAGTCAGCGGGCCAGCTGAGCTTGTTACAGAGGTTTTCTCTGCTGCGCCTTACTGCAACCATGGAGAAGTACTCGATGTCCAACAAGCATGGATGGATCTG GTCGGTGCCAAAGTTTATGAAGAGAATGAAGGTACCAGACTATAAGGACAAAAATGTGTTCGGCGTGCCTCTGATCGTGCATGTGCAGCGTTCTGGACAGCCGCTGCCCCTCGGCCTGCAACAGGCCCTGCGGTACCTGAGGAGCCAGTGTCTTGACCAG GTGGGTCTCTTTCGTAAATCAGGGGTAAAGTCTCGAATTCAAGCTCTCAGGCAGATGAATGAGAATTCTCCAGACAATGTCAACTATGAGGACCAGTCCGCCTATGATGTGGCTGACATGGTGAAGCAGTTCTTCAGGGACCTACCTGAGCCTCTGCTCACCAGCAAGCTGGGGGAGACCTTCCTCCATATCTACCAAT ATGTGCCCAAGGACCAAAGGTTGCAGGCTGTCCAGGCAGCCATCATGCTGATGTCAGATGAAAACCGAGAGGTGCTGCAGACGTTGCTCTGTTTCCTCAGCGATGTCACTTCCTCCGTGGAAGAGAACCAGATGACACCCATGAACATCGCTGTGTGCCtggccccctccctctttcaccTCAACATACTCAAGAAAGACAATCTCTCGCCAAG GGCCATGCAGAAGAAGTATGCTACTGGCAGACCAGACCAGAAGGATCTGAATGAAAACTTGGCAGCAACACAGGGTCTTGCTCATATGATTATAGAGTGCAACCGTCTCTTTGAG ATCCCTCATGAGATGGTTACTCAGTCGCGTAATTCATACGTGGAGGCTGACTTGCATGCACCGACAATTGAAGAGCTGTGCAAGCATCTGGAGGATGGCGATGGAACCTACCAAACTCACATGGAGGAGAGACTTCAGAGCCAAGTCAAAGAGGCCCGGGATAGGTCCAAATACTGGGtggcctgcagcagctctgATGACACAGAGCTCTACTACAAGAAG GTGGGTGATGGAAATCCTTTGAGACGCTGGCGAGTGTCCGTGGAGGTGGAAGCCCCGCCGTCAGTAGTGTTGAACCGTGTGCTACGAGAGCGTCACCTGTGGGATGTGGACCTGCTGCAGTGGAAAGTTTGTGAGACCCTGGACAAGCAGACAGAGGTGTTTCAGTATGTCCTCAATCGCATGCCCCCTCATCCCAGCAGGGACTTTGTAGTACTGAG ATCATGGAGGACCGACTTGCCCAAAGGTGCCTGCTCCCTGGTTTCTGTATCTATAGAGCATGAGGATTGTCCTCCTGTTGGAGGGGTACGAGCCATAGTTTTGGAGTCCAACTACTTGCTGGAGCCCTGCGGCTCAGGAAAGTCCAGACTGACTCACATCTGCAGAGTGGACATGAA AGGAAGGACTCCGGACTGGTACAACAAAGCCTTTGGTCACCTTTGTGCTGCAGAAGCTGCCCGGATACGCAACTCCTTTCAGCCACTAATCACAGACGGCCCAGAGACCAAAATCTGA
- the stard13b gene encoding stAR-related lipid transfer protein 13 isoform X6 has translation MKLDVNLAKKKSEDSDEEDLFAISDKWTFELSSRRWSRLQDIDCLLGNHGEGQHSRDGVPLRTTTSSESVLTDLSEPEISSLHSESSGGSGHRGLSAEDSDCSNRTGSDSAAMPDSTSLTMPHIHKEIAHYSSLPDKHGKTSRIRAKDFLKRMETLRSRGTLGKGRKPLVISSPVLQHEAKALKTLQCVEIMNEDNGPPGIAPNKALPSQSGSEGSSHSSGSAVSTPSLKERKPHRADYKRSGMYLEDIDVFSSAPVNEVAEQNRQNDFCSYEDLVVHIPKDHKPGTFPKALSIESLSPTNGASMDWHTGSMHLNSPLTPCRKESRPVTQCCSRGSRVSVYDNVPGSHLYASTGDLIDLEKEDLFPHLDDILLHVNGLQQIVDRWSKNVLPVSEGLAKVDGEMEHTVGLQSASQITLDFEGNSVSHSEGQTKPSYVYGDRESLADTESTILRERRDSGVGASLTRPNRLRWPSFQISNRLSHSVASLQITNQSAGQLSLLQRFSLLRLTATMEKYSMSNKHGWIWSVPKFMKRMKVPDYKDKNVFGVPLIVHVQRSGQPLPLGLQQALRYLRSQCLDQVGLFRKSGVKSRIQALRQMNENSPDNVNYEDQSAYDVADMVKQFFRDLPEPLLTSKLGETFLHIYQYVPKDQRLQAVQAAIMLMSDENREVLQTLLCFLSDVTSSVEENQMTPMNIAVCLAPSLFHLNILKKDNLSPRAMQKKYATGRPDQKDLNENLAATQGLAHMIIECNRLFEIPHEMVTQSRNSYVEADLHAPTIEELCKHLEDGDGTYQTHMEERLQSQVKEARDRSKYWVACSSSDDTELYYKKVGDGNPLRRWRVSVEVEAPPSVVLNRVLRERHLWDVDLLQWKVCETLDKQTEVFQYVLNRMPPHPSRDFVVLRSWRTDLPKGACSLVSVSIEHEDCPPVGGVRAIVLESNYLLEPCGSGKSRLTHICRVDMKGRTPDWYNKAFGHLCAAEAARIRNSFQPLITDGPETKI, from the exons ATGAAACTTGACGTGAACCTTGCAAAAAAGAAA aGCGAAGACTCTGATGAAGAAGACCTGTTTGCTATCAGTGACAAATGGACTTTCGAGTTGAGCAGCCGGCGTTGGTCCAGGCTACAGGACATTGACTGTCTGCTGGGAAACCACGGAGAGGGTCAGCACTCCAGGGACGGCGTGCCTCTGAGAACCACCACCAGTAGCGAGAGTGTCCTCACGGACCTCTCGGAGCCGGAGATCTCGTCTCTGCACAGTGAGAGCAGCGGGGGCAGCGGCCACAGGGGCCTCAGCGCGGAGGACTCTGACTGCTCCAACCGCACCGGCTCCGATTCTGCAGCAATGCCCGACTCCACTTCTCTCACAATGCCTCACATCCACAAAGAAATTGCTCACTACAGCTCTTTGCCCGATAAGCACGGCAAGACAAGCCGCATCCGTGCCAAAGACTTCCTGAAGCGCATGGAGACACTGCGCTCCCGCGGAACTCTGGGAAAGGGCCGCAAGCCGCTGGTCATCAGCTCTCCAGTGCTTCAGCACGAGGCCAAGGCACTGAAGACCTTGCAGTGTGTCGAGATCATGAATGAAGATAATGGACCTCCAGGAATAGCGCCCAACAAAGCTCTGCCGTCCCAGTCCGGTAGTGAGGGCAGCAGCCATTCCAGCGGCAGCGCCGTCAGCACCCCCAGCCTGAAAGAGCGCAAGCCCCACAGGGCGGACTACAAGCGCAGCGGCATGTATTTGGAGGACATAGACGTCTTCTCGAGCGCCCCAGTGAATGAAGTCGCAGAACAAAACCGCCAGAATGATTTCTGCTCCTACGAAGACCTGGTGGTCCACATTCCGAAAGACCACAAGCCAGGAACCTTCCCCAAAGCCCTGTCCATAGAGAGCCTCTCCCCAACCAACGGGGCCTCTATGGACTGGCACACAGGCAGCATGCACCTGAACTCACCGCTGACTCCTTGTAGGAAGGAATCCAGGCCCGTCACGCAGTGCTGCTCCAGAGGCAGCCGCGTCAGTGTGTATGATAACGTGCCCGGGTCGCATCTGTATGCCAGCACCGGGGACCTGATAGACCTGGAGAAGGAGGACCTGTTCCCACACTTGGATGATATCTTGCTGCATGTCAATGGTCTGCAGCAGATAGTTGACCGATGGTCCAAGAATGTGTTGCCCGTCAGTGAAGGGTTGGCGAAAGTGGACGGCGAGATGGAACATACAGTAGGCCTTCAGTCTGCAAGTCAGATCACACTGGACTTTGAGGGAAATTCTGTAAGCCATTCAGAAGGCCAGACCAAACCCAGTTATGTGTACGGAGACAGAGAATCACTTGCGGACACCGAATCCACAATCCTCAGGGAGAGGAGGGACTCTGGAGTAGGTGCTTCACTCACAAGACCTAATCG GTTACGATGGCCGAGCTTTCAGATATCTAATCGCCTCAGTCACTCGGTGGCATCACTGCAGATCACCAACCAGTCAGCGGGCCAGCTGAGCTTGTTACAGAGGTTTTCTCTGCTGCGCCTTACTGCAACCATGGAGAAGTACTCGATGTCCAACAAGCATGGATGGATCTG GTCGGTGCCAAAGTTTATGAAGAGAATGAAGGTACCAGACTATAAGGACAAAAATGTGTTCGGCGTGCCTCTGATCGTGCATGTGCAGCGTTCTGGACAGCCGCTGCCCCTCGGCCTGCAACAGGCCCTGCGGTACCTGAGGAGCCAGTGTCTTGACCAG GTGGGTCTCTTTCGTAAATCAGGGGTAAAGTCTCGAATTCAAGCTCTCAGGCAGATGAATGAGAATTCTCCAGACAATGTCAACTATGAGGACCAGTCCGCCTATGATGTGGCTGACATGGTGAAGCAGTTCTTCAGGGACCTACCTGAGCCTCTGCTCACCAGCAAGCTGGGGGAGACCTTCCTCCATATCTACCAAT ATGTGCCCAAGGACCAAAGGTTGCAGGCTGTCCAGGCAGCCATCATGCTGATGTCAGATGAAAACCGAGAGGTGCTGCAGACGTTGCTCTGTTTCCTCAGCGATGTCACTTCCTCCGTGGAAGAGAACCAGATGACACCCATGAACATCGCTGTGTGCCtggccccctccctctttcaccTCAACATACTCAAGAAAGACAATCTCTCGCCAAG GGCCATGCAGAAGAAGTATGCTACTGGCAGACCAGACCAGAAGGATCTGAATGAAAACTTGGCAGCAACACAGGGTCTTGCTCATATGATTATAGAGTGCAACCGTCTCTTTGAG ATCCCTCATGAGATGGTTACTCAGTCGCGTAATTCATACGTGGAGGCTGACTTGCATGCACCGACAATTGAAGAGCTGTGCAAGCATCTGGAGGATGGCGATGGAACCTACCAAACTCACATGGAGGAGAGACTTCAGAGCCAAGTCAAAGAGGCCCGGGATAGGTCCAAATACTGGGtggcctgcagcagctctgATGACACAGAGCTCTACTACAAGAAG GTGGGTGATGGAAATCCTTTGAGACGCTGGCGAGTGTCCGTGGAGGTGGAAGCCCCGCCGTCAGTAGTGTTGAACCGTGTGCTACGAGAGCGTCACCTGTGGGATGTGGACCTGCTGCAGTGGAAAGTTTGTGAGACCCTGGACAAGCAGACAGAGGTGTTTCAGTATGTCCTCAATCGCATGCCCCCTCATCCCAGCAGGGACTTTGTAGTACTGAG ATCATGGAGGACCGACTTGCCCAAAGGTGCCTGCTCCCTGGTTTCTGTATCTATAGAGCATGAGGATTGTCCTCCTGTTGGAGGGGTACGAGCCATAGTTTTGGAGTCCAACTACTTGCTGGAGCCCTGCGGCTCAGGAAAGTCCAGACTGACTCACATCTGCAGAGTGGACATGAA AGGAAGGACTCCGGACTGGTACAACAAAGCCTTTGGTCACCTTTGTGCTGCAGAAGCTGCCCGGATACGCAACTCCTTTCAGCCACTAATCACAGACGGCCCAGAGACCAAAATCTGA